From the genome of Arthrobacter alpinus, one region includes:
- a CDS encoding TerD family protein translates to MASLTLSKGSNLSLTKADPGLSKAMIGLGWDPRTTSGEAFDLDASALLIGKNGKVRSNDDFIFYNQLEAKDGSVVHQGDNRTGEGDGDDEQILINLNAVSADIDRVIIVVSIDQADARRQNFGQVRDAFCRVVNQDTDTEIVRYDLSEDAASETTMIFAEIYRSGAEWKFRAVGQGYAAGLHGIATDFGIALD, encoded by the coding sequence ATGGCATCTTTGACACTGTCCAAAGGCAGCAACCTTTCCCTGACCAAGGCCGATCCCGGTTTGAGCAAGGCCATGATCGGGTTAGGGTGGGACCCCCGCACCACCAGCGGGGAAGCCTTCGATCTGGATGCTTCCGCACTCCTGATTGGCAAGAACGGCAAGGTCCGTTCCAATGACGACTTCATCTTTTACAACCAGCTTGAGGCCAAGGACGGTTCGGTAGTCCATCAGGGCGATAACCGTACCGGCGAGGGCGACGGCGACGACGAGCAGATCCTGATCAACCTCAATGCGGTCTCGGCCGACATCGACCGGGTCATCATTGTGGTTTCCATCGACCAGGCAGATGCCCGCCGCCAAAACTTCGGCCAGGTCCGCGACGCGTTCTGCCGTGTGGTCAACCAGGACACCGACACCGAAATTGTCCGCTACGACCTCTCCGAGGACGCCGCGTCGGAAACCACCATGATCTTTGCGGAGATCTACCGAAGTGGCGCCGAATGGAAGTTCCGCGCCGTGGGTCAGGGGTACGCCGCCGGCCTGCACGGTATCGCCACCGATTTTGGGATTGCCCTGGACTAG
- a CDS encoding TerD family protein, whose translation MAGLTLEKGNNLSLTKTDPGLAQALVGLGWDPRTTTGEAFDLDASALLLGTNGKVRSGDDFIFYNQPSAKDGSVVHKGDNRSGEGAGDDEQIAIDLTKIAADVDRVVIVVSIDKAEERRQNFGQVRGAYCRVVNASNDTEIVRFDLSEDAAPETSMLFAEIYRNGAEWKFKAVGQGYATGLAGIATDFGVPLG comes from the coding sequence ATGGCTGGATTGACGCTTGAAAAAGGTAATAACCTCTCACTGACCAAAACCGATCCAGGCCTTGCACAGGCGCTGGTTGGTTTGGGCTGGGATCCGCGCACCACAACAGGCGAGGCCTTCGACCTGGATGCCTCGGCCTTGCTGCTGGGTACAAACGGCAAGGTCCGTTCCGGCGACGACTTCATCTTCTACAACCAGCCCTCAGCCAAGGACGGCTCAGTGGTCCACAAGGGTGACAATCGCTCGGGTGAAGGCGCCGGTGACGACGAACAAATCGCCATCGACCTCACCAAGATCGCTGCCGACGTCGACCGTGTTGTCATCGTCGTCTCGATCGACAAGGCCGAGGAACGCCGACAGAACTTTGGTCAGGTCCGCGGCGCATACTGCCGTGTAGTCAACGCCAGTAACGACACCGAGATCGTGCGCTTCGACTTGAGCGAGGACGCGGCCCCGGAAACGTCCATGCTGTTCGCCGAGATTTACCGCAACGGCGCCGAATGGAAGTTCAAGGCCGTCGGCCAGGGCTACGCCACCGGGCTGGCAGGAATCGCCACTGACTTCGGCGTCCCACTGGGCTAG
- a CDS encoding toxic anion resistance protein: MTSPLTPPTEAETSLVLKAPDAPGIVEPEQAPGMVPVPAERQVEINRQAQEYIAEIANFDARSPEFTEKVDGISKLAGTEMTSSSDASSRMLERSTTSMAGAKKSGNGAQAQVAGTLNDLRTTVEDLTPNNADLSVGRKILGFIPGGNKMAKYFQKYESAQTQLDAIIKSLMAGQDELLKDNASLAGEKVKLWETMQSLSEYAVFAKALDAACVEKIDATRASGQIEQAQKLEADVLFPIRQRHQDILTQLAVSVQGYLAMDLIRKNNVELIKGVDRARTTTISALRTAVIVAQALANQKMVLDQIDAINTTTNNMILKTSEMLKDQTVRIHQQASSSGVSVETLQKAFDNVFATMDAIDTFRATAAKNMEGTVHALEDGLAKAKPYLERSRQSERE, from the coding sequence ATGACCTCTCCGCTGACTCCTCCCACCGAAGCCGAAACCTCACTGGTCCTGAAGGCCCCCGACGCCCCCGGTATCGTTGAGCCGGAGCAGGCCCCGGGCATGGTTCCGGTCCCGGCCGAGCGCCAGGTGGAGATCAACCGCCAGGCGCAGGAATACATCGCCGAGATTGCCAACTTTGATGCCCGCAGCCCGGAGTTCACCGAAAAGGTGGACGGCATCTCCAAGCTGGCTGGCACCGAAATGACCTCGTCCTCGGACGCGTCCAGTCGTATGTTGGAGCGCTCCACCACGTCCATGGCGGGGGCAAAGAAGAGCGGCAACGGTGCCCAGGCCCAGGTTGCCGGCACCCTCAATGACCTGCGCACCACCGTAGAGGACCTGACCCCCAACAACGCCGACCTCAGTGTTGGCCGCAAAATCCTTGGTTTCATCCCGGGCGGCAACAAGATGGCCAAGTACTTCCAGAAGTACGAGTCCGCACAGACTCAGCTTGACGCCATCATCAAGTCGCTCATGGCCGGCCAGGACGAACTCCTCAAGGACAATGCCTCGCTGGCCGGCGAAAAGGTCAAGCTCTGGGAGACCATGCAGAGCCTGAGCGAGTACGCCGTGTTCGCCAAGGCTCTGGACGCCGCCTGCGTGGAGAAGATTGATGCAACCCGCGCCTCCGGGCAGATCGAGCAGGCGCAGAAGCTTGAAGCCGACGTGCTATTCCCGATCCGCCAGCGCCACCAGGACATCCTGACCCAGCTGGCCGTGTCCGTACAGGGCTACCTGGCCATGGACCTGATCCGCAAGAACAACGTCGAGCTGATCAAGGGCGTGGACCGCGCCCGCACCACCACCATTTCGGCCCTGCGCACCGCAGTCATTGTGGCCCAAGCGCTGGCGAACCAGAAGATGGTGCTGGATCAGATCGACGCCATCAATACCACCACCAACAACATGATCTTGAAGACCAGTGAAATGTTGAAGGACCAAACTGTCCGCATCCACCAGCAGGCTTCCAGCTCCGGCGTCAGCGTCGAGACCTTGCAGAAGGCTTTCGACAACGTCTTTGCCACCATGGATGCAATCGACACGTTCCGCGCCACCGCGGCCAAGAACATGGAAGGCACAGTGCACGCGCTGGAGGACGGGCTGGCCAAGGCCAAGCCGTACCTTGAGCGCTCACGCCAGTCCGAGCGGGAGTAG
- a CDS encoding TerD family protein: MGLSLQKGQALSLKKTDGAALTRVRMGLGWDTAAPVKRGLFGMKKAADIDLDASAIFFGKDGKALDVVFFNQLASKDGSAQHAGDNLTGEGDGDDEVIHVDLGKVSPAVEQIVFVISSYSRQTFDQVENAFCRLVDDSTAGSPEVARFQLTDAGTHTAMIMAKVSREGSGWSFKAIGERANGRTAMDLVAPAANAL, translated from the coding sequence ATGGGACTTAGCTTGCAAAAGGGCCAAGCACTTTCACTGAAGAAGACCGACGGCGCCGCCCTCACCCGGGTGCGCATGGGGTTGGGCTGGGACACCGCAGCCCCCGTCAAGCGCGGACTGTTCGGCATGAAGAAAGCCGCCGACATCGACCTTGACGCCTCAGCCATCTTCTTTGGCAAGGACGGCAAGGCCCTGGACGTGGTGTTCTTCAACCAGCTCGCAAGTAAGGACGGATCCGCTCAGCACGCCGGAGACAACCTGACAGGTGAGGGCGACGGTGACGACGAGGTGATCCACGTTGACCTGGGCAAGGTCTCCCCGGCCGTGGAGCAGATTGTGTTTGTCATCAGCAGCTACAGCCGCCAGACGTTCGATCAAGTGGAAAACGCCTTCTGCCGCCTGGTGGACGATTCCACCGCCGGTTCGCCTGAGGTGGCCCGTTTCCAGCTTACCGACGCAGGCACCCACACCGCCATGATCATGGCCAAGGTGTCCCGTGAGGGTTCCGGTTGGTCATTCAAGGCCATTGGGGAGCGCGCCAACGGCCGCACCGCCATGGACCTAGTAGCCCCGGCCGCCAACGCCCTCTAA